The Methanocella arvoryzae MRE50 genome includes a region encoding these proteins:
- a CDS encoding transcriptional regulator yields MKPPCELIVWYVIPTIRAELSKELVKMGMSQKDVSERLGITQSAVSQYIKDKRGKGIPINKDIRRGIKNLAKEIMNEKSPRDVIPGICMICGIVKASGSLCDLHRQEDTELEGCNVCFEGSKVYKLD; encoded by the coding sequence ATGAAGCCACCCTGTGAACTAATTGTCTGGTACGTGATCCCGACCATCCGGGCGGAGCTTTCCAAAGAGCTGGTCAAGATGGGCATGTCCCAGAAAGACGTTTCGGAGCGCCTGGGCATCACTCAGTCAGCCGTCTCCCAGTACATCAAGGACAAGCGCGGAAAAGGCATACCGATCAATAAAGATATTCGCAGGGGCATCAAGAACCTGGCTAAAGAGATCATGAACGAGAAGTCCCCCAGGGACGTCATCCCGGGCATCTGCATGATCTGCGGCATCGTCAAGGCCAGCGGCTCGCTGTGCGACCTGCATCGCCAGGAAGACACTGAGCTCGAAGGCTGTAATGTCTGCTTCGAAGGCAGCAAGGTCTATAAGCTCGACTAA